CGAGGAAGCGAGAAGCGTCAGGTTCTTGACCGGGAAATTCCGTTCCTCGAGGACTTTTACCATTTCATTTCCGACCGCGCCGGTGGCTCCGGCGACTGCTACGTTGTACTGTTTCATTTAGCCCTCCAGCTTTTTCTTGAGATAGTTTATCAACCCGCCCTCGTTGATGAGGTCAACCATGAAGGGGGGTATGGGTTTGGCTTCGACCTTGCTCTCGCCGCAGCGGATGATGCCTGTCGATATGTCGACCTCGATCTCGTCACCGTCCTTCACGAGATCATAGATGTCCGCTTCCAGCAGCGCGAGGCCCTTGTTGAAGGCGTTGCGGTAGAATATCCTGGCGAATGTCTTCGCGACGATGAGCGGTATGCCGAGCGCCGCGATGGCGAGAGGCGCGTGCTCCCGGGAGGACCCGCAGCCGAAATTGGAGCCCGAGACGATGATGTCCCCGGCCCTGACCTCCTTCGGAAAGTTCGGAGCCAGGGGCTCCATGCAGTGCTCACCGAGGACCTTCGGGTCCGTGTGCGCGAGATATTTCGCGGGGATGATGATATCGGTATCGA
The genomic region above belongs to Syntrophorhabdus sp. and contains:
- a CDS encoding 3-isopropylmalate dehydratase small subunit; protein product: MIVKGRIWKFGDNIDTDIIIPAKYLAHTDPKVLGEHCMEPLAPNFPKEVRAGDIIVSGSNFGCGSSREHAPLAIAALGIPLIVAKTFARIFYRNAFNKGLALLEADIYDLVKDGDEIEVDISTGIIRCGESKVEAKPIPPFMVDLINEGGLINYLKKKLEG